In Amia ocellicauda isolate fAmiCal2 chromosome 3, fAmiCal2.hap1, whole genome shotgun sequence, the DNA window ctctagagcagcgatatctttcttgaagtgtggagcccagaactgtccacagtatccagatgagctctaactagtgcattgtacagtctgaacatcactgcccttgttcttttatttatttatttatttatttatttatctgattTATTCAAAGAGGATTGTTTGAGAAAAATATACTTTATGACCAACAGTGACGAGAATAAAACAGAGTAGCCCTGGATTTCTTCTCGGTGTCAAGTCTTACTTTCTAAACTTTTTCTCAGGGTTATGTTCGAATCTCTTATCGTTGTATCCCCTCTAAACCAGATAGATTCCCACACTGCATGGCTGGCACAGCGCGTGACAGATGAGTATCGACCCCCGGGACATCTGATCGGCAGAAGTCTGTAAGCGACTCATTGGCACTCACAGTGGGCTGCCCTTTAATGAGCTGCGGGCGAGGGCCATGATATGCAACCTACGCTCATAGGCATGGGAAACACGTAATCCATAGCGTCTGCTTTGCTACTGTGGTAAAACCTGGAGAATTCAGCCCTCGGGCAAACAGTTACAACAGCTCTAGGTATATCACCTGTGGCATTTTCCCCGAAAGAAACTCTTCCCTCTTGCTCTACGCCTGTCATTCTCTTAGAGGACTTCAGCTTTCcctttcctgctcccttcattATCGTCGAATTGCTTCCCCTTGCCCGCTAGATCTCGTCTCCTCCAGAAGCTGCTGTCGTTTCTGTCACCCCCTTCGCTTATAGCTTCTTATTAGCCATTCTCCTTctgttctctctcctctctccccatcAGACACCTTTTTACAGTTTTTCAACCTCACCTCCAATCTGCTGCTCCATCCAGTTTAATCACTTCAAAACCCATCGCGGTTTCTTCTGACCCCTCAGCAGGCTCTCACCGACTCCGTACAAGCGTTTGCCCACAATTGTGTATCTGgaccctctctgtctctctcctcctgcTCTCTGGACCCTCTTTTCGTCCGCAGATTCTCTTTCCACTTTTACAGTTGATGTTCAGATTCTCCTCTCCTGTCCTTCCATTGACTTCCCTCACACTCCTTCCTCCAGACCGCCTCCTAACCTTTCTCCTACATCTCTTCTCAGAAGCCACTCATCGACTTTTAATACCCTCACTCCcactttcctcctcctccgcctgctcttcctcctctctctgtaGCCACCATGGccgctcctcctcctcatttgcCTCCCGGTGGCAGAACTAGGTACTAGGTGTCGGGACCACTCTATCTCAAACTTGCGGGTCctaaagtttgttttattgtatctgGATCCactcaattttttttatttctttttgtttctggCAGGATGTAAATTCCTGTTCTGCAGACAGTAAACGACTCCCTCGCATGTCTGTGATTTAAATTGGTTGTCCTTGTATTTGTAATGAACTGTGTTGTCTGATTGTAACCCTTGTAAGTGTCTTGGTGTGGTATTTATGTGAAAGCCCGACAACAGGCAGACTTGAAATTAGAAATATATAGGCTCAGACATTTTCTGATAGTCTTCTGAATTGTGTGGGCTGAGATATCACGTTTCCTTTTCATCCTCCTTCATTTTGACGTCTGTATATATTCAGACTCATACATACACAGCGTATACTGTTAATGAGAGTTTGAAAAGCATTcacttaaagaaataaaatagtttCCCCCCGATCTAGCTGAACCGTCTGCCTGTCAATGTGTGACACAAAGGAAGCTTCACACACACTGGCcacaaacacatttgtaaaGACCGAGACGTTTGGCAGACAATAAATCTGGAAATGCAAACACATCAAACTTCTTAGGGGAAAGAAATAATCAaccgtgttaaaaaaacaacaacccaatGCTAATCATTTTAATTAGCATTTTTTATTCACACAGAATATGAAGCTCAGCATTTGCTACAGCTCAAGACACCAACAGTAAAAGCAAAAGCTGCTAGTTTAGAGGCGTGTCTCTGTTGCTCTTTTCTCACAGACGCTGCCACCCCTGCCGATGCAGTTGCAGAGACTTTAATCGGCAGTGATTTCTATTAGTCATTTTGCCTCAAATTACAGATCAGAAAGTTTCACATTCCTATCACTGTATTTTTCTGTTGTGAGTATTTTGATTTAGGCAAACGTCACGGTCGTTTGGCGATAGAACATTTGTGCTGGAAGCCTCTGGTCTGTGTGACACTCTAACCCCAACACGGTCAAGCAGAAATAAAGTGAATCGGACGAGTTGCCATCAACATTGGAGACGTTCCCTTAGCTATGCAAATTGCAGACAGGAATAGCAAATCAATGAATGCAGGTAATTATCGGTGGGGAAAATGGTGAGGCCAGTAAGAAGTACGATGTTTGGCTCCAATACACTGACACGGTGCTCTCTGCTTCTTACAAGATTACGCTTGGTTAGTATGTTCAATCTCCTCAAGGAAGAAGTAAATTTCCTTAGCGCTTCTAAGGTTTAATTAGAGGTATGCGGTTCTCAGTCTGGGCCGATGTTCGCTGAAGTGACAGTTATTCAGATGATCCAAAGAGCAAAGCATTCAACAGCACTTTAAAAGCGAAGACGTCATTTTACCTCAAAAAGGTCGTTCTGTAGTAAGTGATcctgttttttaaattgtgtatgaATAATGACAAACAGCTGCAACATGGAAACCATTCTGTCACACTGTGTTTTTCCCCTGTTATAATTTTTGTTTCCTCTTTGTGTTACAGGTCCAGGAGTGGCTCTGTTTGAATTGCCAGATGCAGAGAGCCTTGGGAATGGACATGACAACCTCTCCACGCTCCAAGAGCCAACAGCAGATCCACTCGCCCTCGCACCAGGCCAAACCTCTCCCCCCGGTCCAGCATCCCCCCCAAGCCCAGCCCCAGCCTCAGCCCCAGGCCAAACCCCAAGCCCAGCCCTCCCCGGGACCGCACAGACAGTCGGGTCCGATTCCAGCCTCCCAGCCGGGGCCACAGAGTGGAACTGCATCTCAGCATATGAAACCCGACCAGTTCGGTCAACGAGGGCCAGCCAGCCAGGCCCAGGTCAAGCCAGATCCCACAGGCAGGAGGGACCAGCCTGGGATGGCACCCATCCAGGGCTTGGCCAAGGCCCCGTCCCAGCCGGACCTGGCACGTTCCTCTCCTCAGCACCAACCCACCAGGGCAGAGCAGAACCGGAGCGCGGGCAGCTCTCCCGCTAGGGCGCCAGGCGGTCCTCAGGAGCAGCCACAGGATGGCCTGACTGGGAAGCTGTTTGGGTTCGGGGCATCCCTGTTAAACCAGGCCAGCACCCTCATATCCGTTGACCCACAGCCCACGATGCAGCCACAGCCGTCCCCCGCCAAGGTGGCTCCCAAGGTGGTGTTTAGTGATGCCAGTTCTGCAGCAGCCCCTAAACCTCAAGGGCCAATGCCAGGGGAGGCCCAGGGGAAACCCGGCACCACTCCTCACCAgcaaaagcagcagcagcagcaacttccatcacagcagcagcagcagcaacacaaacagcaacaacagcaacaaccacAAAAGCACCACCAACAACCACAACCGCACCACCAACAACCCCAACAGCACCATCAACAACCACAGCAGCACCACCAACAACCACaacagcaccaccaccaccatccaCAACAGCACCACCAACAACAGCCACAGCAGCACCACCAACAACAGCCACAGCAGCAGCCTCAtaagcagca includes these proteins:
- the LOC136746955 gene encoding protein bassoon-like — protein: MGNEASLEGGGQPGEPGSAVSMAGAPGSISAPPGSGQLPKPSNGAAAGGGGAAGAGAGISSHAGRPGQTDHVTAPKPGAQTGGGRPETYRLAQHDSPREQPSPGQGQGHVSRRSLQVDVSGRSGRSPSVSPDRGSAPTSPYSVPQIAPMPSSKLCPVCNNTDLTASHDQPNFNTCTQCHAMVCNQCGFNPNPHLTEVQEWLCLNCQMQRALGMDMTTSPRSKSQQQIHSPSHQAKPLPPVQHPPQAQPQPQPQAKPQAQPSPGPHRQSGPASQAQVKPDPTGRRDQPGMAPIQGLAKAPSQPDLARSSPQHQPTRAEQNRSAGSSPARAPGGPQEQPQDGLTGKLFGFGASLLNQASTLISVDPQPTMQPQPSPAKVAPKVVFSDASSAAAPKPQGPMPGEAQGKPGTTPHQQKQQQQQLPSQQQQQQHKQQQQQQPQKHHQQPQPHHQQPQQHHQQPQQHHQQPQQHHHHHPQQHHQQQPQQHHQQQPQQQPHKQQQQQPQQQHHAPKPKEPEKPKVNCPLCKTELNLGSGQPPNYNSCTQCHLQVCNLCGFNPTPHLVEEQNERVTVIESQVGGSADGEEFV